The following are encoded in a window of Magnolia sinica isolate HGM2019 chromosome 11, MsV1, whole genome shotgun sequence genomic DNA:
- the LOC131219150 gene encoding G-type lectin S-receptor-like serine/threonine-protein kinase At2g19130 — MHVSIGMDTGRSMPSLSLLLFFILSLKAYFSNGSDSITPTQHLSWPHNLTSQGGAFELGFFTPGNSQKYYIGIWYKRVPQQTVVWVGNREKPLPNPSNSILKIAEDGNLVLLSPSNLPIWSTNLISKPLNLTVAVLLDTGNLVLRDRSNSSVVHWQSFDHPTDTWLPGGWLGLNKVTGENQRLTSWKNSEDPAPGLFSIEIDPGPSTQYFIMWNGTKSYWSSRNWDGAIFSNVSEMRLNDFDFIQGERRKYGFNFINDEQRKFFNYSVKNTSSLSRFVIDHSGQIKMISWLEYSSQWNLFWAQPISQCDVYALCGSFGSCDEKSSSCTCLPGFEPKSQKDWNLRSWSGGCTRKTHLECGQNGSFASQKNGFWVLPELELPDGSRSLAVGSTRECELACLNDCSCTAYAFQSRCLIRNGELLNLKQLSDGNSEGRTLHLRLAASELKISDCSKGTSTWAVIGVVAGAVLLLGIALFFICRWHRQRNMVSSEAVQGSFIAFSYRSLQIATKNF; from the coding sequence ATGCATGTTTCAATAGGCATGGATACCGGAAGAAGcatgccatctctctctctcctcctcttcttcatcttgtCTCTCAAGGCCTACTTCTCCAATGGTTCAGATTCTATCACCCCAACTCAACATCTTAGTTGGCCCCATAACCTAACCTCCCAAGGTGGGGCATTTGAACTGGGTTTCTTCACACCAGGCAACTCCCAAAAATACTACATAGGCATCTGGTACAAACGAGTCCCACAACAAACAGTTGTCTGGGTAGGCAACAGAGAAAAACCCCTCCCAAACCCCTCCAATTCAATCCTAAAAATTGCAGAAGACGGCAATCTAGTCCTCCTCAGCCCCTCAAATTTGCCAATCTGGTCCACCAATCTAATATCGAAGCCATTGAATTTGACTGTAGCGGTCCTCCTAGACACTGGAAATCTTGTTCTGAGAGACAGATCCAATTCCTCTGTGGTGCACTGGCAGAGCTTCGATCACCCAACTGATACATGGCTGCCTGGAGGGTGGCTTGGATTGAACAAGGTAACGGGTGAAAACCAACGGCTTACTTCATGGAAGAACTCGGAAGATCCAGCCCCTGGGCTGTTCTCTATAGAGATCGACCCGGGCCCGAGCACACAGTATTTTATTATGTGGAATGGGACTAAAAGTTACTGGAGTAGTCGAAATTGGGATGGGGCAATTTTCAGCAATGTCTCCGAAATGCGATTGAACGATTTCGATTTCATTCAAGGCGAACGGAGGAAATACGGTTTCAACTTCATCAATGATGAACAGAGGAAGTTTTTCAATTACTCAGTGAAAAATACTTCCTCCCTTTCCAGATTCGTGATTGATCATTCTGGTCAGATCAAGATGATTTCATGGCTGGAATACTCCTCTCAATGGAATCTGTTCTGGGCGCAGCCAATATCTCAATGCGATGTTTATGCTCTTTGTGGTTCCTTCGGAAGCTGCGACGAGAAGAGCTCGTCCTGTACGTGCTTGCCTGGTTTTGAACCCAAGTCTCAGAAAGACTGGAATTTGAGGAGTTGGTCGGGCGGGTGCACGAGGAAAACCCATCTGGAGTGTGGTCAGAACGGGTCATTCGCTAGTCAGAAAAACGGGTTTTGGGTGTTGCCTGAATTGGAGCTGCCGGACGGCTCACGCTCTTTGGCGGTTGGGAGCACCAGAGAGTGTGAATTGGCCTGCTTAAATGACTGTTCTTGCACTGCTTATGCTTTTCAGAGCAGGTGTTTGATACGGAACGGAGAATTGTTGAATCTGAAGCAGCTGTCTGATGGAAATAGTGAAGGCCGGACGCTTCATCTCCGTCTTGCGGCCTCTGAACTGAAGATTTCGGATTGTAGTAAGGGGACCAGTACATGGGCTGTTATAGGTGTGGTTGCAGGGGCTGTTCTTCTTTTGGGTATTGCTCTGTTTTTTATTTGTAGGTGGCACCGACAACGGAATATGGTTAGTTCAGAGGCAGTTCAAGGCTCTTTTATTGCATTTAGCTACCGAAGCCTGCAGATCGCAACGAAGAATTTCTAA
- the LOC131218109 gene encoding G-type lectin S-receptor-like serine/threonine-protein kinase At2g19130 → MVAVKKLQGLRQGEKQFRTEVSTIGMIQHVNLIRLRGFCSEKAKRLLVYDCMPNGSLDSHLFGEISNILDWPTRYKIAIGTARGIAYLHEKCRDCIIHCDINPGNILLDGGFCPKVADFGLAKLIGRDFSRVLTTMRGTRGYLAPEWISGLAITSKADVYSYGMMVFEIISGRRNSEHLEVGEMVFFPIWAMRKITSGEIHCLLDYRLEGNANMEELGRACRVAGWCIQDDENDRPSMGQIVQILEGVLEVSVPPVPRSLQILAENQNMVFRSESS, encoded by the coding sequence ATGGTGGCGGTGAAGAAGCTTCAAGGGCTTCGGCAAGGAGAGAAGCAGTTCCGGACAGAGGTGAGCACAATCGGGATGATCCAGCACGTTAATCTCATCCGCCTTCGTGGGTTTTGCTCGGAAAAGGCTAAAAGACTGCTCGTCTATGATTGCATGCCAAACGGGTCTTTGGATTCTCATCTGTTTGGTGAGATTTCCAACATCCTGGATTGGCCGACGAGGTACAAGATTGCAATTGGGACGGCGAGAGGAATAGCTTATCTACACGAGAAATGCCGAGACTGTATCATACATTGCGACATTAACCCAGGAAACATACTTCTAGATGGTGGGTTCTGTCCAAAGGTGGCGGATTTTGGCCTGGCAAAGCTCATTGGGCGGGATTTCAGCCGGGTTTTAACAACCATGAGAGGAACAAGAGGCTATCTTGCACCTGAATGGATTTCAGGGCTGGCAATCACGTCAAAAGCTGATGTCTACAGCTATGGGATGATGGTTTTCGAGATCATATCAGGAAGGAGGAATTCTGAGCACTTGGAAGTAGGGGAAATGGTGTTTTTCCCTATTTGGGCTATGAGGAAAATCACAAGCGGTGAAATCCATTGCTTGTTGGATTACAGATTGGAGGGAAATGCAAATATGGAAGAGCTCGGTCGAGCTTGCAGAGTCGCCGGCTGGTGCATTCAGGACGACGAGAATGACAGGCCGTCAATGGGGCAGATTGTTCAAATCTTGGAGGGTGTTTTGGAGGTGAGCGTGCCGCCGGTACCAAGATCACTTCAGATTCTCGCGGAAAATCAGAACATGGTTTTCCGCTCTGAGTCTTCGTAG